The Gossypium arboreum isolate Shixiya-1 chromosome 6, ASM2569848v2, whole genome shotgun sequence DNA window GTTTCTTgcatggtcaatgtgaaatataagGTAGCAGCAGTAGGCATATATAGCATGATAGGTTTCAACTGTGAAAGCACAAGCTCCATGGATGAACCAGTTGAGAGCAAAGTATAGTTTGATAATAAAAGGGATGAAAAAGATACTTTTGGGTGGAACTAAGCAGACCCCAGGTAACAGCCTGGAACATGTTCATGGACTGTGTTTGGACACTGTGGTGAGCAGCAGCCACCATGCTACTGTAAGGTTGATTGTTTCGGCTATTTATTACAGTTCTCTTATAGGCTCTTATTGTTGAAGACAAAATCGAAGGGATTAGCAAATAAAGTAGTAACCTTATACGAAGGgtcatgttttgtttttgtgtctatttttttgtttttgtttctgtttccattaccctttttctttttgcAAAATAACACCACCTAGTGTTCTCTATTATAATAACAACAACaatgataatatttaaaataaaaatactttaataatttaataattgattTGGAATATAAGGTCACATCAATTttagtaaaatattttatatatttttaaaaagaaaatgataTCATCAACTatctaaaatttttcctaactcgTAAGCAGGAGATAATCAATTgctcaaattcatgtcattttgTATTGACAATAATATTAGTATCAACAACGAACTAAGCATCAATTGATTACTTTTTTATTATAAAAGTAATTTTATAATTGGTAGATTACGAGAAATTTATAATTTACTAGATTatgaaaaatctaaaataaaaaataattatgtaataattatatttataaaaagtaatttaaaaatatttaagatgTTAAAATCTGTAATATCTTTAagtgtttatatttttatataaaatatataaaagatgaaataattttaaaataaaataatttattttataaaataagacTAATTCTAATTAACTTACAATagcaattatataaaaatatatatgggtAGATACATTTGGGGAGTTATAGTGTTAAGCCATATAGGGCAATAATTTTTACACCTTTTGAAAGAAAAAGTTATATTTATGCTTTTGATTTGACATATAGGTGGGGATTTGCTGTTTATtagatattaaaaatatttattaatatatatttacataattaaattaaatataaaattattattaattattatgaaataataATTTGATTTGGACTGGCTTAATTACAAAAAACACTTTCTTCGAGGTCAACATGACGGTTTCGACCTTCAACAGGTAGTCACATGTAAAACACAATGAGTTTAGTTAAAGGGAAAAGGaaaaagcaaaaaataaaaataaaaaagcaaaTTGTGAGCTATTATTAGCATTTTGTAAACCTACTTTTGAGAACAACATACCCTTTTTCTTTATTGGGCAAAAAGACCGGGAAAGAAATTTGaagaaatgttttttttttaaattaaatttttaaaattttaattttggttgaattcgtttaattaaattttattattagtcgTTTATAACGAGTAAAGTTATAAATTTAGGGTGAGATACGATACGATATATTTAACTTACTTTTTATCTCACGTTACAATATCATTATAATATCTAATATTACCGCCACCACTATTTCTATATTAACGGCAAATAAATTCATTGCCCATCCAAATCCAACCTTCATAAATGTTTTCTAATTGTATCATTACATTATTAGTTcctatacttttaaaattttaaattttaatcttgacataaataacaacaattaaattaattaactagtaTAAGAAATGTGGCATAACATTATACATATAATAATGTTTTtaatattagattttagaaataataaaatttaatttaataaattcaaaaattattatttagtcagattaaaattttaaaattaaaaaaattacagggattaaaaataactaaataaaaaattattttattaaattcatttgtgtaatattttgaaataaaaatatactcaCTTGACACGTATAAAAAATATTACAATGAATattaattttaacaaaattaataattaaatttacattttttaaTTAGAAATATAAAAAGACTAATTTtctgaaataaaaattttaattttttggacTAAATTTCATTGAAGGaagaatattttatttaaagaGTTATGGAGTAGAAATGTTGATTGGAGGTCCGCTATTTGCCTCACACTTATCCCACACAAAAGTAGATAGGAATTAGGATAACGTAACAGGTGATGTACAATAGGTCCATAACTCTTTTAACAAAATGCGTCTTCATTTTATTCATAACATTTATATTATCTGTCCCACCTTTCTCTATGGCTTCTTTCCCTTCATTTGCTAGCACCGGCACTCTCAAGCTCGAACCAGACTCCACAAAGCACTCCACCGTTTCTCTTTTAACACGTAAGGTATTCAAAGCAACACAAGTTCTGTTTTCTCTTTCCTGGGTATTTAAAATTCTCAATTTTCAATATAAGTTTACAAGAAATGGGTTTTGATATTTATATGCATTGATGCTAAGTTGCATATTGATTTTCTCAGAGTCCAAGCATATCTTATCCCAAGAGTCAAACATCTACCCCATCAGAGTCTCTGAACTTCCAAGAATCACTATCACTCATAACAGATGGTTCAAAGATTGAAACATCTTGTTATGTCCCTCTTTTGCAAGAATGTATTGAGAGGACTTCGTTTTCGGGGGCTCAAAATTTTCATTCTCATATCATCAAGACTGGAACTCATCAAGATGTGTTTGTAATGACATTCCTTGTCAATGTTTATGCCAAATGTGGATCCATGGAAAATGCTCAAAAAGTTTTTAACAAGTTACCTAGAAGAAATGTTGTTGCTTGGACAACTTTGATGACAGGCTATGTTCATAATGATCAATCAGATGTTGCCATTTCTGTTTTCCAAGAGATGCTCGAATTCGGGTCTTTTCCGACGAATTATACTCTGGGAATTGCTTTAAATGCATGTTCTGCAATAAACTCGGTTGAATTAGGGAAACAAATCCATGGATACAGTATTAAATACCATATTGATCACGACACAAGTGTTGGGAACTCACTTTGTAGCTTATACTCCAAATGTGCAAACTTGGATTCTGCTATTAAGGCTTTTCTAAAGATTGGTGAAAAGAATGTAGTTTCATGGACTGCTGTAATTTGTGCTTGTGGAGATAATAGTAAAGCTCTAAAGGGATTGAGATTCTTCACTGAGATGCTTGCTGATAATGTTGAGCCTAATGAATTCACTTTGACAAGTGTTTTGAGTATGTGTTGTACAATGCTATCTTTGAGCTTTGGGGTACAAGTTCATTGTTTAAGCATTAAGCTTGGATATGAACCAAACCTCAGAATAAGGAACTCTATCATGTATTTGTATCTCAGATGTGGGCGGTTCGGTGAAGCACTTCGGCTGTTCAATGGTATGGAAGACATGAGTTTGGTTACGATGAATTCGATAATTGCTGGCTATGGTGAAATGATGGAACTAGCAAAGGATGATCTTTCAGCTTACTGTAATGGAACCGAGGCTCTCAACGTTTTCTCGAAATTGAATAACTCCGGATTCAAACCGGATATATATTCCTTCTCGAGTATTTTAACTGTATGTAGTAAGATGTTTGCTTTAGAACAAGGGGAGCAGGTTCATGCTCAGACACTTAAAACTGGGCATCTGTCTGATATGATAGTGGGAACTGCATTGGTTAATATGTATAACAAATGTGGAAGCATTGAGAGAGCAAGCAAAGCTTTTCGGGAGATGTCTGCTAGAACATTGATATCATGGACTTCAATGATTGCTGCTTTTGCACAGAATGGGCAAACTCAACAAGCACTGCAACTATTTGAGGATATGAGACTGATGGGAGTAAGACCGAACCAGGTAACCTTTGTCGGTGTTTTATCGGCTTGTGCTCATTCCGGTATGGTAAATGAAGCACTCGGGTATTTCGAGACAATGCAAAAGGATTTTAAGATCAAGCCTGTTATGGACCATTATTCATGCTTAATTGACATGTTTGTGAGGTTGGGATTATTAAACGAAGCTTTTGTTATGATCAAGAAGATGGATTTTCCTCCCAATGAGTCTATATGGTCTCTATTGCTTGCAGGATGCAAAAGAGATGGCAAGACTGAATTGGGCTTCTATGTTGCTGAAAAGTTACTCGAACTGAAGCCGAAAAATACCGAGACTTGTCTCTTGCTGTTAAATATGTACAAATCCGCAGACAGATGGGAAGATGTATCGAAAGTACAGGAACTGATGAAAGAGAAGAGACTTAAAAAGTTAATGGATTGGAGCTGGATTAGTATTCATGACAAGGTCTATTCATTCAAACCCGACGAGAGGCAAGCGTACGGAGCTGAGATGTATGATTACTTGGATCAATTACTTGATAAAGCAAAGAGTCTTGTTGGATATCAATCACTTGAAAGTTTTGAGTTACTCGAagtagaagaagaagaggggaaaACATTACCTTCAAATGTTCAACATAGTGAGAAATTGGCTGTAGCATTTGGGTTATTGAACATGCCTAATGCTGCACCAATACGAATCATTAAGAATATAAGCATGTGCAGGGGTTGCCATAATTTTATGAAGGCTATTTCTTCACTTAATGCAAGGGAAATCATCGTTAGGGATAGCAAACGGCTCCATAAATTTGTGAATGGGCAGTGTTCTTGTGGGGATTATGGGGGTTTACTTTGATGAGTTAGGGCAGCTTCTCATCATTCCATTTTTTTACCCCTCAGTGTACGAAGGTTGAATTAATgacatttcatgcaaattcttTTGTCTATGATATTCATGAATATTCCAAAGGGTAAACTAAACTAGGTAATTCTGATTCCGATACGAACATAACAATGAATATACCAAAAACATGAATTATTAACGggtcaaaattttataaatatataacatcTTACACACAAATTACAATACAAACTCCAAGACAAAGAGATTTCCAGGTAAAGCCAACTCTAAAATGTCAAAGTCTGTGTACTTCGTGGACTAGTATTTTTACAACAGATGGCATTTACTGAAGGAAACAAGCTATGAATCAAAAACAAGAGAGCTTTACAAACACTATCCATCCAAAAGGTATAAATAAAAACTATAGTTTCCTATTTCTCATGGGGCAAAGAGAGGAGTTTGGTGGGCCAAGTCGGTCGTACCGTTGACCTCAAGGTTGTAATACAACATAAATGCCATTGAAATACTGGCAATGTTGTGGGATGACAGGTCAACGTCTTTTACTCCTAGATTTGGTGATCCTAGTTTTGCTTGATTCATTTGGTGGTTTCCATATTATCTCCTCGAGGTTGCTATAAAATGCCTGGTAAAACTGCGCGAAAAATATGGATTGTTTATGTTGGAAtccaaaactaaagaaaacaaaCTTGACATGTGATTGAAACGAGGGAACTAACCTTTAGGTATTCTCCGGCATCACCAGCTGCTTTTTGCATATCTACCATTAAAAATGTGGGAGCAACCTCGAAAACCTTCAAAAAGTACAATCCGAATGGCAAAAGGAAAAGGAAATTAGTAGTAGACTAAATTAAAAGGTTGGTGTGGAATCAGCAGGAGTTGAACCTACTTCGAGGATAACTGACAAATGAGAATTCTTATTAGCTGAAAGACCTTCAACTCTCATCTGAAACACATAATCATAGTTTAGATGACAATGGAAAAA harbors:
- the LOC108457244 gene encoding putative pentatricopeptide repeat-containing protein At5g52630, with protein sequence MYNRSITLLTKCVFILFITFILSVPPFSMASFPSFASTGTLKLEPDSTKHSTVSLLTRKSPSISYPKSQTSTPSESLNFQESLSLITDGSKIETSCYVPLLQECIERTSFSGAQNFHSHIIKTGTHQDVFVMTFLVNVYAKCGSMENAQKVFNKLPRRNVVAWTTLMTGYVHNDQSDVAISVFQEMLEFGSFPTNYTLGIALNACSAINSVELGKQIHGYSIKYHIDHDTSVGNSLCSLYSKCANLDSAIKAFLKIGEKNVVSWTAVICACGDNSKALKGLRFFTEMLADNVEPNEFTLTSVLSMCCTMLSLSFGVQVHCLSIKLGYEPNLRIRNSIMYLYLRCGRFGEALRLFNGMEDMSLVTMNSIIAGYGEMMELAKDDLSAYCNGTEALNVFSKLNNSGFKPDIYSFSSILTVCSKMFALEQGEQVHAQTLKTGHLSDMIVGTALVNMYNKCGSIERASKAFREMSARTLISWTSMIAAFAQNGQTQQALQLFEDMRLMGVRPNQVTFVGVLSACAHSGMVNEALGYFETMQKDFKIKPVMDHYSCLIDMFVRLGLLNEAFVMIKKMDFPPNESIWSLLLAGCKRDGKTELGFYVAEKLLELKPKNTETCLLLLNMYKSADRWEDVSKVQELMKEKRLKKLMDWSWISIHDKVYSFKPDERQAYGAEMYDYLDQLLDKAKSLVGYQSLESFELLEVEEEEGKTLPSNVQHSEKLAVAFGLLNMPNAAPIRIIKNISMCRGCHNFMKAISSLNAREIIVRDSKRLHKFVNGQCSCGDYGGLL